In the genome of Polaribacter atrinae, one region contains:
- the recA gene encoding recombinase RecA, translating to MATDKEKTAKLKALQLTLDKLDKTYGKGAVMKLGDVVTEDIDAISSGSLGLDLALGVGGYPRGRVIEIYGPESSGKTTLTLHAIAEAQKAGGIAAFIDAEHAFDKFYAENLGVDIDNLIISQPDHGEQALEIAENLIRSGAIDIVVIDSVAALTPKSEIEGEMGDSKMGLHARLMSQALRKLTGTISKTKCTVIFINQLREKIGVMFGNPETTTGGNALKFYASVRLDIRRRTQIKDGDKVIGNSTKVKVVKNKVAPPFQIAEFDIMYGQGISKVGEILDIGVELGIVKKSGSWFSYGETKLGQGRDAVKGLIKDNPELAEELEGKIKIAIENQE from the coding sequence ATGGCGACAGATAAAGAAAAAACAGCAAAGCTAAAAGCACTTCAACTTACTCTAGATAAGCTAGATAAAACGTATGGTAAAGGAGCTGTAATGAAATTAGGTGATGTAGTAACTGAAGATATAGATGCAATTTCATCTGGATCTTTAGGGTTAGATTTAGCTTTAGGTGTTGGTGGTTATCCAAGAGGTAGGGTTATTGAAATATACGGACCAGAATCTTCTGGTAAAACTACTTTAACATTACATGCAATTGCAGAGGCTCAGAAAGCTGGTGGAATTGCAGCATTTATTGATGCAGAGCATGCATTTGATAAATTTTATGCAGAAAATTTAGGAGTAGATATCGATAATTTAATTATTTCTCAACCAGATCATGGTGAACAAGCATTAGAAATTGCAGAAAACTTAATTCGTTCTGGTGCAATTGATATTGTGGTTATTGATTCTGTTGCAGCATTAACTCCAAAATCTGAGATTGAAGGAGAAATGGGTGATTCTAAAATGGGTTTACATGCTCGTTTAATGTCTCAAGCATTACGTAAATTAACAGGTACTATTTCTAAAACAAAATGTACCGTTATATTTATTAACCAATTACGTGAAAAAATTGGGGTAATGTTCGGTAATCCAGAAACTACAACGGGTGGTAATGCATTAAAATTTTATGCTTCTGTACGTTTAGATATTAGAAGAAGAACACAAATTAAAGACGGAGACAAAGTTATTGGAAACAGTACCAAAGTTAAAGTTGTTAAAAATAAAGTAGCACCTCCTTTCCAAATTGCAGAATTTGATATTATGTATGGACAAGGAATCTCTAAAGTTGGTGAAATTTTAGATATTGGTGTAGAATTAGGTATTGTTAAGAAAAGTGGTTCTTGGTTTAGTTACGGAGAAACAAAATTAGGGCAAGGTAGAGACGCTGTTAAAGGCTTAATTAAAGACAATCCTGAGTTAGCAGAAGAACTTGAAGGTAAAATTAAGATTGCTATTGAAAATCAAGAATAA
- the dut gene encoding dUTP diphosphatase codes for MNVKIINKSKHATPNYETEGAAGMDLRANIETAITLKPLERAIVKTGLFIALPIGFEAQVRPRSGLAAKKGITVLNSPGTVDADYRGEIGVILVNLSNDDFVINDGERIAQLIIAKHERVNWKEVTVLSETERGAGGFGSTGV; via the coding sequence ATGAACGTAAAAATAATTAACAAATCGAAACACGCAACACCTAATTACGAAACGGAAGGTGCTGCAGGAATGGATTTAAGAGCAAATATAGAAACAGCAATCACATTAAAGCCTTTAGAAAGAGCCATTGTTAAAACAGGTTTATTTATAGCTTTACCAATTGGTTTTGAAGCACAAGTAAGACCAAGAAGTGGATTGGCTGCTAAAAAAGGAATCACCGTTTTAAATTCTCCAGGAACTGTTGATGCAGATTACAGAGGTGAAATTGGGGTAATTTTAGTTAACTTATCTAATGATGATTTTGTAATAAATGATGGGGAAAGAATTGCACAATTAATTATTGCAAAACACGAGCGTGTAAATTGGAAAGAAGTAACTGTTTTAAGCGAAACTGAGCGAGGAGCTGGTGGTTTTGGAAGTACAGGAGTTTAA
- a CDS encoding alpha/beta hydrolase produces the protein MNRITILFLVSLLVLNACKVKKSEGKKEIVPEKTSTKTANVSILETTFVIDGLNDISHKIWLYLPPNYTTSTEKYDVIYMHDAQNLFDDATSFVGEWEIDETLNELYKKTGKSFIVVGVENGGEKRIEEYTPWKNLKYGGGKGAIYVDFLVNELKPFIDKNYRTKPAPENTAIIGSSLGGLISFYGGLKHPEVFGKIGALSPSFWFSNKVIKFAEENGNQKNTRLYLLAGDKEEAIMVTDTENMAERLLDLGFPTENMKTKIDPEGKHTESFWKAEFLEVITFLYNL, from the coding sequence ATGAATAGAATAACCATACTTTTTTTAGTTTCTCTACTTGTTTTAAACGCTTGTAAGGTAAAAAAATCCGAAGGTAAAAAAGAGATTGTACCAGAAAAAACTTCTACAAAAACAGCCAATGTTTCTATTTTAGAAACCACCTTTGTTATTGATGGTTTAAACGATATTTCACATAAAATTTGGTTGTATTTACCTCCAAATTATACTACATCAACAGAAAAATACGATGTAATTTATATGCACGATGCTCAAAATTTATTTGATGATGCAACGTCTTTTGTTGGCGAATGGGAAATTGACGAAACATTAAATGAACTTTACAAAAAAACAGGCAAAAGTTTTATTGTGGTTGGTGTAGAAAATGGTGGAGAAAAAAGAATTGAAGAATATACTCCTTGGAAAAATCTAAAATATGGAGGAGGAAAAGGAGCTATTTATGTCGATTTTTTAGTAAACGAACTAAAACCTTTTATTGATAAAAATTACAGAACCAAACCTGCTCCAGAAAACACCGCAATTATTGGTAGCTCTTTAGGTGGATTGATTTCTTTTTATGGCGGATTAAAACATCCTGAGGTATTTGGTAAAATTGGTGCACTTTCTCCCTCTTTTTGGTTTTCTAATAAAGTAATTAAATTTGCTGAAGAAAATGGGAATCAGAAAAATACAAGACTTTATTTATTAGCTGGTGATAAAGAAGAAGCTATTATGGTTACCGACACAGAAAATATGGCAGAACGCTTATTAGATCTTGGTTTTCCTACAGAAAACATGAAAACTAAAATTGATCCAGAAGGAAAACATACCGAGTCTTTTTGGAAAGCAGAATTTTTAGAAGTAATTACATTTTTATATAATTTATAA
- a CDS encoding LytR/AlgR family response regulator transcription factor has protein sequence MKYKYVIIQDKQEALDNLKATLDNHSNYKLVDVATTLEDGFSLIIKTKPNLIFLDVEIDDKNSFTLIPKLKEFFIELPTIIMTTSHNYYAKEAVNNQVSYFLSKPIEPVELQKSLFLFEKKFIEGQTHLAVKTSSDIHILDYKDICFLQAERNYTSVFNLMGEKLSTSKSLKHFEETLPKKFIRIHKSFIINKNCIDRLNTRKGQIFLKPMDALKDLEENFIPIRKEYVQKLKNSFSF, from the coding sequence ATGAAATACAAATATGTAATTATACAAGACAAACAAGAGGCTCTTGATAATTTAAAAGCTACTTTAGATAACCATTCTAATTATAAACTTGTAGATGTTGCAACGACGCTAGAAGATGGGTTTTCATTAATTATAAAAACAAAACCTAACCTTATTTTTTTAGATGTAGAAATTGATGATAAAAACTCTTTTACACTTATTCCAAAGTTAAAAGAATTTTTTATTGAATTGCCAACCATTATTATGACTACCTCTCATAATTATTATGCAAAAGAAGCGGTAAACAATCAAGTATCTTATTTTTTAAGTAAACCAATTGAACCTGTAGAACTGCAAAAATCTTTATTTTTATTTGAGAAAAAATTTATAGAAGGACAAACACATCTTGCTGTAAAAACAAGTTCTGATATCCATATTTTGGATTACAAAGACATTTGTTTTTTACAAGCAGAAAGAAACTATACAAGTGTATTTAATTTAATGGGAGAGAAGTTATCAACTTCAAAATCTTTAAAACATTTTGAAGAAACTTTGCCTAAAAAATTCATTCGTATTCATAAGAGCTTTATTATTAATAAAAACTGTATTGATAGATTAAATACTAGAAAAGGACAAATTTTTTTGAAACCAATGGATGCATTAAAAGATCTAGAGGAAAACTTTATCCCTATTAGAAAAGAATATGTTCAGAAACTTAAAAATTCTTTTTCTTTTTAA
- a CDS encoding PspC domain-containing protein produces the protein MILGVSEWLSPKINVETKFIRIGFLIAVVFAGFGLGLYLILWIVKLLSK, from the coding sequence ATGATTTTAGGAGTTTCAGAATGGTTAAGTCCAAAGATTAATGTAGAAACAAAATTTATTAGAATAGGCTTTCTAATTGCTGTTGTATTTGCAGGTTTTGGCTTAGGTTTATATCTTATCTTATGGATTGTAAAGTTACTTTCTAAGTAA